In Octopus sinensis linkage group LG6, ASM634580v1, whole genome shotgun sequence, the sequence accaccagcactagtgatgaGGCGTAGGTTTAGGGTCACTGATTGACGTGTTTGGTTATCTtgcatgaaaatgaaaatctgaCAAGCGCACACTATGTCTGTGTACCAGGTATAATGatgcgaaggcggcgagctggcagaaacgttagcacaccgggcgaaatgcgtagccgtactttgtctgccattacgttctgagttcaaattccgccgaggtcgactttgcttttcatcctttcgtggtcaataaattaagtaccagttacacactggggtcgatgtaattgacttaatccctttgtctgtccttgtttgtcctctcagtgtttagccccttgagggtagtacagaaataggtataatgCTGGGAACTGATGTGGTCTACTGGTGCAAAAATTTTCCCACATGTGCATGAAAGATGGCATCATCCTTCATGTATTTTCCCCACATGGCATTAGTTTTGACAGGAGTTGGATAATCTTTGAACACATCTCAGTTCTATTGCTTGTTCTGGCATGgctcctacagctggatgcccttcttaatggcagctttgtgtctgtatttgtctccgaTCACaatttgacaatcagtgttggtgtgtttatatcccagtaacatagcagttcagcaaaagaaaccaatagaataagtgccaagttTTAAGGAAAAAAAGTACTAAAGTCAATTCCTTTGGTTAAAATCCTTCAAAGTAATGcaccagtatgaccacagtcaaacaagtaaaagacagacagacatacatacaagcatatatatgactGCAACAATATATGTACCATTTTAAGTATTATAAATGTCAAAGAGTCAATTTGTCCCAATTTGAAGAGGAAATAACTACTGCTAAATTATAAGCATCACTATCAATTTAGCATTTTTTCATGTTTACTTATGTTGATAGGTCTTTTCTAGCAAAATGTCTTGGTTTCTTGTTAGGTTTTGTAACAATTCCCTAAATGCTACATCAGAGGTTTGCCAAAAGCCTAGTAAATCTAGATTCACTAGATTAACTTTGaatgatttttataataattagaatTCTTAATAACACAacaattataaattatacatCTTTATAATACTAAAATTCAGTCTGTCTTCTGCAATTTCAGTGAAAAAGGTACATTGCATCAATAAAATGTTTCACTTAATATATACTTTAACACAAGCATTTTTTCCTAAAATAACTTATGGTTCATTTCTTGTCCTTCAGGCACCCTAAACAGAAAAACGttggaatcttttcggtttgaacggcagtttttagcataatttctaggtaactaaaaaattttaaacttcgtatactggtagaatgtgtttataaaacatctttttctcttggctttattgagaaagttctatagtttgtaagatatttgttgttttttttttcttcaatttctgcaatttcaaccaatcaatgacgtctattgaggtaaaaaaacaacattctgtgccgtatgaatatgtccctcgtttaagaaacagattgggtttatttacatttgtgaagaaaaaaagatacccttcccaccacccctaactgtaactaaccctaaccctaaaacagattgaaatgcaatagatcgatactagggtcataattatgggtgacaatttcatatgacaccgctagacaaaactgccgttcaaaccgaaaagatcccttatctGTTTCTTGGAGATCCCTCGCCgataatatttttacctttttactttttacatgtctcagtcattagactgcggccataccgttcaaaccgaaaagatccaaacgtTGTTTATTATTGTACAATACAGATAAGTAATTTTCAACCATTCATGAAATGGAAACAATTCTTGGTATCAatacacactaacaaacacacagacatatcatAAAGAAAGGGGGTGGGATCACATAATTTTAATGTGTTCTGTCTTACAAACAGAATAtcacatatgtgtctgtatctccccctctttctatacatatgtgtttgtgtgtgtgtgtgtgtgtgtgtcacattaaccctttagtgtttgcattattctaccaaaattaatgctttttcatccaaattgttttgaactaatcattcattaatcttgtagttatgagattttgatgaggtagctgttaatttttaaaacgatattgtagggttggtgtgagagaccagatctggtcagtttgaacataaaacaggcagaatacttttggccggatatggctagtttaaatgctaaagggttaaagcacccATGTGACGCCACATAAAAATGCCCATGCAGCACCATGTAAAAACACCTGTGCAGCACCACATgcagcacccagcacactctgtaaaatgattagcattaggaaggtcatccagctgttgagacgatgccaaatcagactggagtctggtgcagctctggtcaaactgtccaacccatattaATATGGACATCATGTGTGTCTTACAAACAGAACATcacgtgtgtgtagttgtgtgtgtgtgtgtgtgtgtgtgccccatAATAGCATCCATGTGGCACCAAGTAAAAGCACctatgcagtgccacataaaagcatccagcacactctgtaaaatggttggtgttaggaagggcatccagccgtagaaactatgccagatcagactggagtctgatgcagctctggtcaaaccaaaTAACCCACATCaaaatggacaatggatgttaaatactcttttacttttttacttgtttcagtcatttgactgtggacatgctggagcaccgcctttagtcgagcaaatcgaccccgggacttattctttgtaagcccagtacttattctatcggtctcttttgccaaaccgctaagtgatggggacataaacacaccagcatcggttgtcaagcgatgttggggggacaaacacagacacacaaacatacacacaacacatatatatacatatatacgacaggcttctttcagtttccgtctaccaaatccactcacaaggcattggtcggcccggggctatagcagaagacactggcccaagatgccacgcagcgggactgaacacggaaccatgtggttggttagcaagctacttaccacacagccactcctgcgcctaagatgatgatatatatacaaggtgcattcaaaaagtattCGACTTATTTTTCCTGCCAAAACTAATGACACATGGGCAAAATACTTTGGGCAGGAGGTGACATTTAACAAAATGTTGAGAAACCATGGATTTTTTAATCGACATTCTAAACCAtatcttataaattataaattatatgcttcagcatggctgcagtcacatgactgaaacaagtaaaaggtaaaagatgtgtgagtgtgtgtgtgtgtgagtgtgtatttatgtgtgtgagtgagtttatgtgagtgtgtgtgtgtgggggtgagtgtgtttgtgtgtgtgtgtgagtttatgtgtgttagtgtatgtatgtgtgtgtgtgtgtgtttatgtgtgtgagtgtgtgtgtgtgtgtttttgcaacaAGAATATATGAGGGGCTTACTTTCAAAGCCAGTATAAGTGCATATTTGGTTGATTTCATGATAACCATTAAAACACAATCTGCAAGCTGCTAGCTTCATGCATGtgaaatttttttcagtcatactAGGATAGATGCCATATAGACAGTAGGCATATCTTAGTCTTCCAATCAAAATCAGATATATTTAAGTTGTTGTTTCCTCAATTACTCAAAAGTCATTCTGATGCATATATATCTGGTTTTGAAAGTAAGCTCTTCATATACCTGGTTCATTTGCATGTTGCATTTTAATCTCAGATCAGCCCTGACTGAGCAAGACCTATGATCATCCCATATTTTTCTTTGGCGCAGCGTACTCAGAACCATATAATTAAATGTACCCCTCCTGGAAGAGATCATTGCCTTTCCTAACTAGAAGCATTACAATACCCGTAACCCAATCATTTAGGGATGTAAAGGGTACCTTTATGCTTTGCATAGCCCAAAAACTCTGCAACATAACAAAATGTTGCTGGTCCTTGGGTGGGGGTCTCTTACCCTGAAGATTCCTACAAGCTTTGCAGAATATGCTTACCCATTTTATATGTTACATAGAAAAGAATAGAGTAATATTGATTAAATTGTACATGATCAATAATTATCAGTTGCAAGTGCCATAGAGATTCTGTGAATTGATTTTAATTTCCTAGTTGAAACCAGTTCTCTATACTATATTGAAAATATACTGCATAGATTGTCATAGTCGGCATTGTGTTGTTACTTCCTTCTACAGTTGCTTATTGAAatgtgaaaaaattattaaaaatgtaaaaaggaaaCACACATATCtgttgcaaataatatataacattgtGTTCTAAATTTATGCAGAATTATGATAATTCTCATTCAACAAATTGGCCACCATCTGCATTCTTTATTTCCCAGGCAAAACTGGGCATTATTCTAGTTTCTTATATGTACAAAATGTTAACTTTCACTTTTTTACCTTCTGGATTTCCATCACTAACAATAAACATAACTAGCAATTGTGAGACTTTCCCCACACACAGTCTAACACAAGTAGCTATTATACTATCTATTCTGTTCATATCCTTGAGAAAGTCACAAATCTTATACAATCTTAAACCCCTTTCCTCTAAATTTGTAGCTTTGCATTTTAaataagatatttatattaatctttACTTGTtaaagtcattggactgtggccatgttaagACTGGTATTATTCTGATGGTCTTTTTTAGATGAAGCGCCAACtgatagggacataaacaaactaacactggttgtcaagtgatgagagacaaacacagacaaatgaaaatacatgcacacatacacatacatacatacagatagatagacacatacatacacgcacacagatagatagatgtaaatacatatgatagattttcacacagtttctaccaagcaaattcactcacaaagcattggttaacCTAaaaccatagtagaagacacttacccacatTTCTGCatgaatgggactgaacctgaaaccacatggttgcaaaccaAATCTCTTAACCATAAATCTATGCTTCATCTGTCACGTCTGCACCTAAAATTGATTATCTTCCCAGTGTGGAACTTGAATCAATGACTTTGAGATTAAAAGTTTTGTGCACCATTGATTGTGCAAGTCAGGTTGTTGGTTGCTCTATCTAGCTGAGTTATTAGGTTGTCACTCCTTATATGAAACAGACTTCCAACTAAAAAAAACTGGTATCAAAACTTGTCCTCCTtgcctttcatttattttattttctagtatTTCACTCACTCCTTAATTATATATCACCACTGACCTGAAAATCTTCACCATGAATGATTATTAGAATAAATACTGAtggtataaacaaaacattcagttCATTATTAGTTAACAAAGTATCTTAAGAAAATCTGTCTTTATTAAATTATAACATAgttttctttattaaataaaCATAACATGGGTAAGGCTCAGAGCCAGCCGATGTGAAACTTAGGTGATACTGATGAGCTGAATGCTTTTGAATTGCAATGAATAAAATATCATAATGGATATCAGGATCTTCATCAGTAAATTGCATGAAGCAACCTCCTGGTCTCAAAATTCGTAAAGATTCCTCTAATAAAGAAGCAAACTTTTGCATTCTCCTTTCTTTGATGTCATCCTTCAAAAGACTATCCATTGTTCCCTTATCGACAACAATATCAAACACATTGTCCTTGTATGGAAGAAGGCAGGCATCAGCAACTATACCATCAAAACCAGAAGACAGATTAACCTTTGGAACAACAGAACAAAGTTTCTTTTGGTGTTCAATGACACTTGATACATAGTCTAAGCTGTGGACAAATATAGGATGCTGAGATTTTTTAAGAAGTTTTTGAGAGACAGAAGACATTCCACAACCTAAGTCCAAAATTGTACTTCCCTGGACAATAGAAAGTTGATATAATACAGAGTTTGAAACCGTTTCTGAATTTAGCAGCCAATCGAATTCGTTTTGTTCTCCTAAATTCTTCTTATAGTGATATTTCCAGTATTTTAGTTTACTTAATGCTTCACCTGAAATAAACAAAGTAAAACTATTTACAAGGTGAAAAATCCAATAACAAATAAAGTAGTCAGTACGACACAGAAGaacatgaaaaatagaaaagaaacctACCCACAACTCACACACTACACAGTTACTACCCAATAATACAACATAACCCAGATAGCATATATTCCATATAATCACCAGTCAATACTAAAAAATGACACAACCCACACAGCACATATCCCACATACTCATTATCAAACACTAAAACACATACCACAACAGACACAGCATATAACTACCTGACACTAAAACACTAACGCACATAACacatggttctcaaccatttttggcCTATGGACCCCCTTTAATACCTATTTTACTAGGATGGACACTCAtatccatttgatgtttaaaaaatcctaggCATGGGAAAtgcatgtgtggtaagaagcttgcttcccaaccacatggttccatattcagtcccactgcatggtaccttgggcaaatgtcttctactatagcctgggggcaaccaaagccttgggtggatttagtagatggaaactgaaagaatcccgtgatatatacacacacacacacatatatatatatatgtgtgtgtgtggagtcgcaatggcccagtggttaaggcagcagactcgcggtcataggatcgcggtctcgattcccagattgggtgttgcgagtgtttattgagcgaaaacacctaaaaggctccggcagggggtggtgtcattcaaaggctaagacaatgcgaatgcattgtgaacagcgatgtgtaacaacatctgatggtctagtcggtcacgtgatcacgtgatatatatatatatatatatcacgtgatcataaTGCAACTTTcagttttgtagagagaaaaacagccagacggaGGGAAATATTTttggatcttctatatatatgaagaatttccCTCCGTCTAGCTGTTTCTCTCTCTACAAAACTGAAAGTTGCATTATgaaacagtcattttaacgagaatttttatttatttatcacctgacGAGATATGTCTGCACCACCagatactcctgaaccagtttttGTGTGTCCCGCAAGAGGAGTCGATACTAGATGTGTCAAagcaattgttgtgattaataattctcgtatattccaacttctgtctttcatttgttttgttatatgtatatatatatatatacacacacattatatacatattatatatatcatatatatatatattatatacatatatatgttatttagagatagtagtccccatcatcacaccatataaaagaattttaatttaatacttactactcatttctctgctacacgtgtttcttgaggtCCTTTTATGGTTCCTTAAGCATGCAATGTTTTACAGGGACatttcttaaaatgtaaccccaatcatcaggcctctaaataactttgtcatagttcgataccaaatactatattttaattttaatagatAAGTATGCGCATGTGCAAATAGATTCGCTGG encodes:
- the LOC118760853 gene encoding citrate synthase-lysine N-methyltransferase CSKMT, mitochondrial-like, with product MSSVSQKLLKKSQHPIFVHSLDYVSSVIEHQKKLCSVVPKVNLSSGFDGIVADACLLPYKDNVFDIVVDKGTMDSLLKDDIKERRMQKFASLLEESLRILRPGGCFMQFTDEDPDIHYDILFIAIQKHSAHQYHLSFTSAGSEPYPCYVYLIKKTML